The following are encoded in a window of Spirochaeta cellobiosiphila DSM 17781 genomic DNA:
- a CDS encoding FHA domain-containing protein: MILLLCMDETLYKRSPQGQNKQQQKGRLFIGNRSVNFTKDIYIGRGEDNQIVLDKDDQISRQHALIRVLAGRAYIKDLNSTNGTYVNGQPLPKGKLVPLNLESVIRIGNTSIRYA; this comes from the coding sequence GTGATATTATTATTGTGTATGGACGAGACACTCTATAAACGTAGTCCTCAGGGACAAAATAAACAACAACAAAAGGGCCGTCTCTTTATTGGGAACCGCTCTGTTAACTTTACTAAGGACATTTATATTGGCAGGGGAGAGGATAATCAGATCGTTTTAGATAAGGATGATCAGATATCCCGTCAGCATGCTCTTATCAGGGTTTTAGCAGGGAGAGCCTATATCAAAGACCTTAATAGTACGAATGGTACCTATGTTAACGGCCAGCCCCTTCCTAAAGGGAAGTTAGTTCCTTTAAATCTTGAATCTGTAATACGAATTGGGAACACATCCATTCGCTATGCCTAA
- a CDS encoding clostripain-related cysteine peptidase produces MPKLCLTLLVLLLFMGCSLFTLEEGEPSKTSWTLMIYASGDNNLDNDLLDDFQEMEAAITSDYLNVILLIDLSTANTAGIGFSDTRAYRIQHDEDDNSIGSEELEIGPLALYTSSQEELDLANPDTLSSFVSWCKGNYPADHYALIMEGHGDGWYNESSYNSGISAMGVGHDEDDGQGSSTYHYLSPGDIETALTGNEVDIIGFDACLMGTGETLYQLRDIADFAWANPYPVPGYGNNYRILLEHLDQRRSSVASFGWGYLSAYDEAYGNTIFNGSYRMDTCNVALYDLSKMSQFIESSVFAKWNILLMDKMARISEEQANGLAIVDDTSQYIIKDPDNSQFHYRDLLELYRWADNTSLDLPDFGGFIKTYKSYYASSSDSEADYHLGIYFPTTKITEGDLSDDLSAYRSSLDFADTNWDELIEAYLLP; encoded by the coding sequence ATGCCTAAGCTTTGCTTAACCCTTCTTGTTCTACTCCTCTTTATGGGGTGTTCCCTCTTTACCTTGGAAGAGGGAGAACCTTCTAAAACAAGCTGGACTCTTATGATTTATGCCAGTGGGGATAATAATCTCGATAATGATCTTCTTGATGATTTTCAGGAAATGGAAGCAGCCATCACAAGTGATTATCTCAATGTTATTCTTTTAATAGACCTAAGTACAGCCAATACTGCTGGTATTGGCTTTAGTGATACCCGGGCTTATCGTATTCAACATGATGAGGATGATAATTCCATAGGCTCAGAAGAATTAGAGATCGGACCCTTAGCCTTGTATACCTCTTCCCAGGAAGAGCTTGATCTGGCCAATCCTGATACTCTGAGTAGCTTTGTGAGTTGGTGTAAGGGGAATTATCCTGCTGACCATTATGCTCTTATCATGGAAGGCCATGGGGATGGCTGGTATAATGAGTCCTCTTATAACTCTGGAATCAGTGCAATGGGGGTAGGTCATGATGAAGATGATGGCCAGGGAAGTTCTACTTATCATTACCTTAGTCCCGGGGATATAGAGACTGCCCTCACAGGCAATGAAGTGGATATAATAGGCTTTGATGCCTGTCTTATGGGGACAGGAGAGACTCTTTATCAGTTAAGAGATATTGCAGATTTTGCCTGGGCCAATCCCTATCCTGTTCCCGGTTATGGGAATAATTACCGTATTCTCCTGGAACACCTTGATCAAAGGCGTTCCTCTGTTGCTTCCTTTGGCTGGGGATACTTAAGTGCCTATGATGAGGCTTATGGTAATACCATTTTCAATGGGTCTTATCGAATGGATACATGTAATGTTGCTCTCTATGATCTATCCAAAATGAGCCAGTTTATCGAAAGTTCTGTCTTTGCTAAGTGGAATATCCTTTTGATGGATAAAATGGCCCGTATCAGTGAGGAGCAGGCAAATGGCCTGGCTATTGTTGATGATACTTCCCAATATATTATAAAAGATCCTGATAACTCTCAATTTCACTATAGGGATCTATTGGAACTGTATCGTTGGGCTGATAATACGAGTCTTGATCTGCCTGATTTCGGAGGTTTTATTAAAACCTATAAATCCTACTATGCCTCAAGTTCAGATTCGGAGGCAGATTATCATTTAGGTATATATTTCCCTACGACAAAAATAACTGAAGGTGATTTGTCTGATGACTTATCCGCCTATCGAAGTTCTCTGGATTTTGCTGATACCAATTGGGATGAGCTGATCGAGGCTTATCTGCTCCCTTAG
- the ilvD gene encoding dihydroxy-acid dehydratase has translation MGYQLRSATTTVGRNMSGARALWRANGVKEEQFGKPIIAIANSFTQFVPGHVHLHDIGQRVKKKIEELGCFAAEFNTIAIDDGIAMGHDGMLYSLPSRELIADSVEYMVNAHKADALICISNCDKITPGMLIGAMRLNIPTIFVSGGPMEAGKVGDDKYDLVDAIVMGADHRVDDNLLEQVERNACPTCGSCSGMFTANSMNCLNEALGLALPGNGTIVATHANRLELFDKAAERIVNLAWEYYREGNDKVLPRAIATKAAFTNAMTLDIAMGGSTNTVLHLLAIARAAEVDFTMSDMDKLSRKVPCLCKVAPNSHYHIEDVNRAGGILSILGELERGGLLDTSVGRVDYPSLSEAIENHDIRRNNPVEGIRISKSAPAGVFNLVMGSQNSQFKELDLDREAGCLRDIDHAYYKDGGLAVLFGNIAQKGCIVKTAGVDESIFNFTGPAKVYESQDDAVEAILGGKVVKGDVVIIRYEGPKGGPGMQEMLYPTSYLKSMGLGKDCALITDGRFSGGTSGLSIGHASPEAAAGGTIGLIKDGDTIEISIPNRSINVKLSDAELDKRRKEEEAFGKQAFKPRGRDRQVSQALKLYGLHAASADEGAMRVLPE, from the coding sequence ATGGGATATCAATTAAGAAGCGCTACAACAACAGTTGGACGTAATATGTCAGGAGCCAGAGCCCTTTGGCGGGCTAATGGAGTCAAGGAAGAACAATTCGGTAAACCTATTATTGCTATTGCCAATTCTTTTACTCAATTCGTCCCCGGCCACGTTCACCTCCACGATATAGGTCAGAGGGTTAAGAAAAAGATTGAAGAATTAGGATGCTTTGCTGCCGAATTCAACACCATTGCCATTGATGACGGTATTGCTATGGGCCATGACGGTATGCTTTACTCCCTCCCTTCAAGAGAACTTATTGCGGACTCTGTGGAATATATGGTCAACGCCCACAAGGCAGATGCTCTTATTTGTATATCCAATTGTGACAAGATAACTCCGGGAATGCTCATTGGAGCCATGCGCCTGAATATACCAACCATCTTTGTGTCCGGTGGACCTATGGAAGCAGGAAAAGTTGGTGATGATAAATATGACCTGGTAGATGCCATCGTTATGGGTGCCGATCATCGGGTAGATGATAATTTATTAGAACAGGTAGAACGTAATGCCTGTCCGACTTGCGGCTCCTGTTCCGGAATGTTTACAGCCAATTCGATGAACTGCCTCAATGAGGCTTTGGGATTAGCTCTCCCGGGGAATGGAACCATTGTGGCGACCCATGCCAATAGATTAGAACTCTTCGATAAGGCGGCCGAAAGGATTGTTAACCTTGCCTGGGAATATTACCGGGAGGGGAACGACAAAGTTCTTCCAAGAGCCATTGCCACAAAGGCAGCCTTTACTAATGCTATGACCCTGGACATCGCCATGGGAGGATCCACCAATACGGTTCTCCACCTACTGGCTATTGCCAGAGCAGCAGAGGTGGATTTCACCATGTCTGACATGGATAAGTTAAGCCGTAAGGTTCCCTGCCTCTGTAAAGTAGCACCCAATAGTCATTATCATATTGAAGATGTGAACAGAGCGGGAGGAATTCTTAGTATTCTGGGAGAATTGGAACGAGGCGGCTTACTGGATACTTCTGTAGGCCGTGTAGACTACCCCAGCCTGTCAGAGGCCATTGAGAATCATGATATTAGAAGAAATAATCCTGTCGAAGGAATAAGAATATCCAAATCTGCCCCGGCAGGTGTCTTTAACCTTGTTATGGGAAGTCAGAACAGTCAGTTCAAGGAATTAGACCTGGATCGAGAAGCAGGCTGTCTAAGAGATATAGATCACGCTTACTATAAAGACGGAGGACTGGCCGTTCTCTTTGGTAATATAGCGCAAAAAGGCTGTATTGTTAAAACTGCCGGTGTAGATGAAAGTATCTTCAACTTTACAGGACCTGCCAAAGTCTACGAAAGTCAGGATGATGCTGTTGAGGCGATACTGGGAGGTAAAGTTGTCAAAGGAGATGTGGTCATCATCCGCTATGAAGGACCTAAGGGGGGACCGGGAATGCAAGAGATGCTGTATCCCACTTCCTATCTCAAATCCATGGGTCTAGGTAAAGATTGCGCTCTGATTACAGATGGACGTTTCTCTGGAGGGACTTCCGGTCTTAGCATTGGCCATGCCAGTCCCGAAGCAGCAGCTGGGGGAACCATTGGTCTGATCAAGGATGGAGATACGATTGAGATCAGCATCCCCAACCGCTCTATCAATGTGAAGTTAAGCGATGCGGAACTAGACAAACGTCGTAAGGAAGAAGAAGCCTTTGGTAAGCAAGCCTTCAAACCAAGAGGAAGGGATCGTCAAGTAAGCCAGGCTTTGAAGCTGTATGGTCTTCATGCCGCCAGTGCTGATGAAGGGGCTATGCGCGTCTTACCTGAATAA
- a CDS encoding RrF2 family transcriptional regulator, translated as MFTISAKGLYGISAVIYLTENYQSGSVQIKDISKQKDIPQHYLEQLLVLLKRGGLVKSFRGAKGGYALAKSPSAITLLDVLEVLEGSLSLTRERTKPSQIDFVWEDLTLIIKNYLDITMDKLIDEIQKRGEQFIYTI; from the coding sequence TTGTTCACCATATCAGCTAAGGGATTGTACGGCATATCAGCCGTCATCTATCTGACAGAAAACTATCAAAGCGGATCGGTGCAGATCAAGGATATATCCAAGCAAAAGGATATACCCCAGCATTATCTAGAACAGTTATTAGTTCTCTTAAAAAGAGGGGGTCTTGTAAAAAGTTTTAGAGGAGCCAAGGGGGGCTATGCCTTAGCCAAATCCCCTTCTGCTATAACCTTACTGGACGTTCTTGAAGTGTTAGAAGGCTCTTTGTCTCTGACACGGGAAAGGACAAAGCCCTCACAAATTGATTTTGTATGGGAAGATTTAACATTGATCATTAAGAATTATCTGGATATCACCATGGATAAATTGATTGATGAGATTCAAAAACGGGGAGAACAGTTCATCTACACTATTTAA
- a CDS encoding sulfite exporter TauE/SafE family protein, with translation MIIMTLLVLLWGIFLGMIVGSTAVGTGLIGTPSLIFLFHLEPLMAIGTMSVAGTVMMISGALKHYKNGYLQPKIAIPFMITSFPVAFFTGLHGKVVNEYLPLSIIMGVLIIGSSLFLIIRLFRKNEEDASFSIQNWQIIASPLLGVITGFLMGATSISGSIILLSFLIILRLPERFAVGTASIVAGLTLGISSIAHIMSSHVDYSIALPLIPGVVGGAYLGAHLSQKIPVKVIQILLIIILIGAGIAILLK, from the coding sequence ATGATCATAATGACACTCTTGGTTCTCCTGTGGGGGATCTTCCTGGGAATGATAGTTGGTTCTACAGCAGTAGGAACAGGACTTATAGGAACACCATCCCTTATCTTTCTTTTTCATTTAGAGCCTTTAATGGCCATAGGAACCATGAGTGTAGCCGGTACTGTTATGATGATATCCGGCGCCTTAAAACATTATAAAAATGGCTATCTACAACCAAAGATAGCCATTCCCTTTATGATCACAAGCTTTCCTGTTGCCTTTTTTACCGGGCTTCATGGGAAGGTAGTCAATGAATACCTCCCCTTAAGTATTATTATGGGAGTCCTCATTATTGGATCCTCCCTCTTTCTGATTATTCGATTATTCAGGAAAAATGAAGAAGATGCCTCTTTTTCTATACAAAACTGGCAAATCATAGCCAGTCCCCTCTTGGGAGTCATTACGGGGTTCCTGATGGGAGCCACCAGTATATCCGGGTCGATTATTCTACTGTCATTCCTGATTATATTAAGACTACCAGAGCGTTTTGCCGTTGGAACAGCCAGCATTGTCGCCGGACTGACCTTAGGAATCTCTTCCATAGCCCATATTATGTCCAGCCATGTAGACTACTCCATAGCGCTTCCTCTGATACCGGGAGTGGTAGGGGGAGCCTATCTGGGAGCGCATTTGTCCCAGAAGATTCCCGTTAAGGTCATTCAAATCTTATTGATCATTATATTAATAGGAGCAGGGATAGCCATTCTACTTAAATAG
- the nagA gene encoding N-acetylglucosamine-6-phosphate deacetylase, with the protein MNRIVLYNATVYTGITKVEKSAVLIEDGLIADVFSQKRFEQKNFGASTKLYDLEGAYVTPGLIDTHIHGLHGYGTDDCTIEAILAMSDALTEYGVTGFCPTIYPQADENFMGSIKASAGAMGKEKGAHILGLHLEGPFINPEKKGVQIPEHMKSVDMDLMRSFYKAAGGNIVNMTVAPELKNMRELAIYCSRKGITLQAGHSNATYDQMREGMEAGITHSTHFFNAMRSMHHRDPGLVGAILIHPELTCELIADGEHVHPAIIQLLVKEKAADKICLVTDALKPTGQKAKCLFANNEEVYLGEDGIFHRVKDDVIAGSALTLNRGVANMVEFGVSRTDAITMATLSPAGIMGFEHQMGSLIPGRFANIAVFDHEFNAKATLVRGQFCKKDI; encoded by the coding sequence ATGAACAGAATTGTTCTATACAACGCTACTGTTTATACAGGTATTACAAAAGTTGAAAAATCTGCTGTTCTTATTGAAGATGGTCTTATTGCAGATGTCTTTTCCCAAAAGAGATTTGAACAGAAAAATTTTGGAGCTTCTACTAAATTATACGATTTAGAAGGGGCATATGTGACCCCGGGTTTGATCGATACACACATTCATGGTCTTCATGGCTATGGTACAGATGACTGTACTATTGAAGCTATTCTTGCGATGAGTGATGCCTTAACCGAGTATGGTGTAACAGGATTCTGTCCTACTATCTACCCTCAGGCTGATGAGAACTTTATGGGATCCATAAAGGCTAGTGCCGGGGCCATGGGGAAGGAAAAGGGTGCCCATATCCTAGGACTTCATTTGGAAGGTCCCTTTATTAATCCGGAAAAGAAAGGTGTTCAGATTCCTGAGCATATGAAAAGTGTGGACATGGATCTCATGCGATCCTTCTATAAAGCGGCAGGGGGGAATATTGTAAATATGACCGTAGCCCCTGAGCTTAAGAATATGCGTGAGCTGGCGATCTACTGCTCTCGTAAAGGCATAACCCTCCAGGCAGGACATTCCAATGCGACCTACGATCAAATGAGGGAAGGGATGGAAGCAGGCATTACCCACTCTACTCACTTTTTTAATGCTATGCGTTCTATGCACCATAGAGATCCGGGCTTGGTGGGGGCTATTCTGATTCACCCTGAATTAACGTGTGAATTGATTGCTGATGGTGAACATGTTCATCCTGCGATTATTCAGTTATTGGTGAAGGAAAAAGCTGCAGATAAGATTTGTTTGGTAACAGATGCACTCAAACCTACGGGGCAAAAAGCGAAATGTCTCTTTGCTAATAATGAAGAAGTGTACCTGGGAGAAGATGGTATCTTCCATCGTGTTAAGGATGATGTCATCGCTGGTTCGGCTCTTACCTTGAATAGAGGGGTAGCCAATATGGTCGAATTTGGTGTATCTCGTACGGACGCTATTACTATGGCGACCTTGTCACCAGCAGGTATTATGGGCTTTGAGCATCAAATGGGAAGTTTGATTCCCGGCCGATTTGCAAACATCGCTGTATTTGATCATGAGTTCAATGCGAAAGCTACCTTGGTGCGTGGCCAATTTTGTAAGAAGGATATTTAA
- the nagB gene encoding glucosamine-6-phosphate deaminase has product MRLIIQEDYQKLSRWAAAYIARRINQFQPRADKPFVLGLPTGSSPLGMYKELIELYKQSKVSFQNVVTFNMDEYRGLGPEDEQSYHRFMWDNFFSHIDINKDNVNILNGLAEDPEAECKGYEDKMASYGGIDLFVGGIGPDGHIAFNEPGSSLSSRTRIKTLTYDTKVANSRFFDNKVEQVPTESLTVGVGTIMDSKEVLILVNGHNKARALEHAVEQGVNHMWTISCLQLHPHGIIVCDEESTFELKVGTVKYFKDIEETNLDPDSMI; this is encoded by the coding sequence ATGCGATTAATTATACAAGAAGATTATCAAAAGCTTAGCCGATGGGCTGCTGCTTACATAGCAAGGCGGATTAATCAATTCCAGCCTAGGGCAGACAAACCTTTTGTCCTTGGTTTGCCTACAGGTTCCAGTCCGTTAGGGATGTATAAGGAACTGATTGAACTGTATAAACAATCCAAGGTCAGCTTTCAGAATGTTGTGACCTTTAATATGGATGAGTACAGAGGCTTAGGACCTGAGGATGAACAAAGCTATCACCGCTTTATGTGGGATAATTTTTTCAGTCATATTGATATTAATAAAGACAATGTTAACATTCTCAATGGTTTGGCTGAAGATCCAGAAGCGGAATGCAAGGGTTATGAGGATAAGATGGCTTCCTATGGAGGCATTGATCTCTTTGTAGGAGGAATAGGTCCTGATGGGCATATCGCCTTCAATGAACCTGGATCCAGTTTGTCCTCTAGAACCAGGATTAAGACTTTGACCTACGATACGAAAGTAGCGAATTCCCGATTCTTTGATAACAAGGTAGAACAGGTGCCCACTGAATCTCTTACTGTGGGAGTAGGGACGATCATGGATTCCAAGGAAGTTCTTATTCTGGTTAACGGTCATAATAAGGCCCGTGCTCTCGAACATGCTGTGGAGCAGGGGGTAAATCATATGTGGACTATTAGTTGTCTCCAGCTACATCCTCACGGTATTATAGTTTGTGACGAAGAATCTACTTTTGAACTCAAGGTA